CATTTGGAAGAGGTATGACGGCGATATTCCCAATCGCGCGCGGGTTGCAGAAGTTTTGAGCTGGCTCGATTTGCCCAAGGCAGCGCGCCCCACGCTGATTACGCTTTATTTCAGCGCCATTGACGATGCCGGGCACGATTTTGGGCCGGATGCGCCGGAAATGCTGGCCGCGATCAGCGCCATGGACAGCGTGATGGGTGATTTGATACAAGGCCTGGAAAAACGCGACCTGTTCGATCAAGTTAATGTCATCATCGTTTCCGATCACGGCATGGCCCCCACCAGCTCGGAGCGCGTAATTTATATCGATGATTACCTCGATCTGCAAGCCGTCGAGGTGGTGGACTGGTCGCCGATTTTGGCGCTGCGGCCGCAGCAAAACAACGAAGAAGAAGTCTATCAGAAACTGGCGAAAGCGCATCCGCATTTGCAGGTGTATCGCAAAGCCGAGATTCCCGAACGGTTTCAGTATCGCAATCACCGCCGCATCATGCCAATCATCGGCATTGCGGATGACGGCTGGTCGATTCGGACCCGTAACCGCGTGCGTCGTTTTGGCGGCGATCACGGCTACGATAATTTGCTGCCTTCGATGCGCGCCACGTTCATTGCGCACGGCCCGGCATTCAAATCAGGCTTTGTCGCCCGCCCGTTTCAGAATATTCATGTTTATGATTTGATCTGCCATCTCTTGCGCCTCACCCCCGCGCCCAACGACGGCAGCTTGGATTCGGTGATGGTGTTGCTGAAAGCGAAGTAAAATATGGCGCAGTAGGCAATAATTTCGGAATGAGTAGATTCAGGGATTTCAAAAACCAGAAATCCCTCAATCTTTTTTAACAGCACATCTCTCACGTACCAATTACCTGTTAGAATCTTTTAATCGTTTTCAAGGTAGGATATTTCGGTTTGCATTTTTGGTCGCACAAGGAAGGCGTTGTATTCGAAGGCGGACTTTTACGGCTTTGAGAATACCGTCTCGAGGTGAAGTGCAAGCACGATTTTTTCACCAATGCTTTTCATCGTGCCTTCGTCGAGTGTGCCGAGGTATTTTTCGAGGCGAGATTTGGAAATGGTCTGGATATTATCAAGCTGAACATAAGAGGGGATGGGCAAATTGGCTTTTTGATCGATGTCGGCTTCCGTGGGGTAGCCTTTGCTCTGTGAGGTAATCTCCGCGACCGTCACTTTGTTGAGGTAAGGAATAGCGGCACTACGCGTGAGAATGACGATCGGGCGCCTACCGGATTTTGCGCCCAAGTCTGCCTGCCACACCTCGCCGCGTTTCATGGCGCGGACCAGGTCTGTGCTTCCAGCCAATCTTCTGCGCGTTGCGCTTCATCGGGATGCTTTTGCAGAGCAGCGATCCATTCTTGCTCGAAGCGCTGGCCCTCACGGCGTTTGAGCCAGGCGTGCAGCGCTTCGCGCACGATCGCGGTCAAGTCCGGCGACTGGGGCTTGCTGGCTTCTTCAATATCCGCAAGCAATTCTTCTTCAATCGTAATTTGAACATTGATCATGGCTTCATCCTACAAAACCAGTGTCACATTTACAAGCAAAAATTTGGCAGCTTCATCACTCCACCAATCTCCAAAACCATCAATCCTTTTTCAAAAGCACGTCGCGCAAATACCAATTGCCTTCCAAAATTTTCCAATCGTTTTCGAGCTGAGACATTTCGGATTGCAGCGTGTCGCGCAGGGCGGGATGCGATTTGCGTACGATCGCCCGTGACGTTTCCGCGCTTGCTAAATGCCACATTACGGCTTAAGATAAACTATCACAGATTAACCTCCTGCAGCGCTGCGGCAAACTCCCCCGGCGTGGCAAAGCGCTGCTCGCGGTCTTGTTGTAACGCTTTGACCAAAACTTGATCGAAGGCTTCTGTTAGCTTCACGTTGATTACAGAAGGCCGGGTAAATTGGCCGGACACGATTTGCGTGGAAATGCTTGACACGTTTTCGCCCGCGAACGGCCGTTGGCGTGTCGCCATTTCATAAACCACCGCCGCCAGCGAAAAAAGATCGGAGCGGCCGTCGATTTTTTCGCCGCGCAACTGTTCCGGAGACATGTAACTCGGCGTGCCCAACACCGCGCCTTCCTGCGTCAGCGTCGATTGCGCCAAATGCGCCACGCCAAAATCCAAAATCTTGACGGCCTCGCCGCCGAGGATCATGAGATTTGAGGGCTTGATGTCGCGGTGAATCACGCCGCGGGCATGCGCATAATCGAGTCCGCTGGCGATTTGCGCGGCGAAGCGCTGCACGCGGTTGAGCGGCAGCGGGGCCTCGGCTGCAATAATCTCATCGAGCGTTTTGCCGTCCAGAAATTCCATGGCAATAAAAAAATGCCCGCCCGCTTCTTCGGCTTGATAAATCGTGACGATATTGGGATGATTCAACGCCCCGGCGGCGCGCGCTTCGCGCAAAAAGCGCTCGCGCAATCGCTCCTGCCCGGCCGCGGAGAGACCGGACATTTCGCGCAAAATCTTCACCGCAACCTTGCGGCCAAGCGTGGGATCCATTGCGGCATAAACTTTTCCCATCGCGCCTGCGCCGATTTCTTCAATAATTTCGAATTGTCCCAAGCGGCGCGGGCCGCGTTCGTCATAAATCAATTCCGTTGCAACCGCGGCGCGTTGCGATATCTTTGCCGTGCGCCGGGCCATGTCATTCTTGCGCAAAAACAAAGCGCTGCTGCCGGCGAGCATGATCATGAGCATCATGCCGAGGCTGTGCAGCCACATTTGTCCGCTCGCAAACAGGCTGAAACCGAGAAGCCAAATCAACAAAACGAAACCGGCCAGTATAATGCCGGCGGTGCGTTTGTGCAGCCGCAAACCAAGCCACAATGCCAACGCGCCTGCGGCAAGCGCCGGCAACAATTCCAGCGAGGTGAGATAACCCGGACGCGACAAGGTATGCTGATGCAAAATATTCGCGGAGGAGGTGGCGAGTTTCTCGATGCCCGGCATGCGCGCCGAAAACGAAGTTGATAGAAAATCTTGTGTGCCCGCGGCAGTTACGCCGACAAACACGATTTTCCCTGCCAGTTCATTCACACGAGTGCCCG
The genomic region above belongs to Cytophagia bacterium CHB2 and contains:
- a CDS encoding type II toxin-antitoxin system PemK/MazF family toxin gives rise to the protein MKRGEVWQADLGAKSGRRPIVILTRSAAIPYLNKVTVAEITSQSKGYPTEADIDQKANLPIPSYVQLDNIQTISKSRLEKYLGTLDEGTMKSIGEKIVLALHLETVFSKP
- a CDS encoding CHASE2 domain-containing protein — encoded protein: MSNQVGERMSNHEQNGIGIVLPYYFPELHTRANAPTQPLPEPVTASALILFDAPLSAVENEPYLNAYSINHASLDLLSASLPGGHINLITDEKSGDNLVRWEAQLVRYGELYLPSLPLQIAAQSRQLTRSEIHVRVGEGIQLGGIFIPMDARGFSLINYYGPAGTFSQISAAEVLAGTRVNELAGKIVFVGVTAAGTQDFLSTSFSARMPGIEKLATSSANILHQHTLSRPGYLTSLELLPALAAGALALWLGLRLHKRTAGIILAGFVLLIWLLGFSLFASGQMWLHSLGMMLMIMLAGSSALFLRKNDMARRTAKISQRAAVATELIYDERGPRRLGQFEIIEEIGAGAMGKVYAAMDPTLGRKVAVKILREMSGLSAAGQERLRERFLREARAAGALNHPNIVTIYQAEEAGGHFFIAMEFLDGKTLDEIIAAEAPLPLNRVQRFAAQIASGLDYAHARGVIHRDIKPSNLMILGGEAVKILDFGVAHLAQSTLTQEGAVLGTPSYMSPEQLRGEKIDGRSDLFSLAAVVYEMATRQRPFAGENVSSISTQIVSGQFTRPSVINVKLTEAFDQVLVKALQQDREQRFATPGEFAAALQEVNL
- a CDS encoding alkaline phosphatase family protein; the protein is MLKLRTTWLTVIAAFFMLSACARQTGKHTSANADFDPTVILVSLDGFRNDYIHKTDTPNLQRLAKNGVMAQGMIPAFPSKTFPNHYTIVTGLYPEHHGIVSNTMYDPDMDARFRISDRKAVEDSRWWGGEPVWVTAEKQGQISATYFWVGSEAEINGVRPHIWKRYDGDIPNRARVAEVLSWLDLPKAARPTLITLYFSAIDDAGHDFGPDAPEMLAAISAMDSVMGDLIQGLEKRDLFDQVNVIIVSDHGMAPTSSERVIYIDDYLDLQAVEVVDWSPILALRPQQNNEEEVYQKLAKAHPHLQVYRKAEIPERFQYRNHRRIMPIIGIADDGWSIRTRNRVRRFGGDHGYDNLLPSMRATFIAHGPAFKSGFVARPFQNIHVYDLICHLLRLTPAPNDGSLDSVMVLLKAK